One Stenotrophomonas maltophilia DNA window includes the following coding sequences:
- a CDS encoding type 2 lanthipeptide synthetase LanM family protein yields the protein MTASPAAAAFARITEHFLAHARAALAAGLHDPAIALQPGERELLHVQGDAALREHAQLKLNRVLLLELHAAARGGDIGPLDSAGALDEFVTLATSEGFHEHLQRRYPVLLPRLSRMLEGQCAAVVELGARIGSDRALLTDLLDAPAGALRAIALGRGDLHGGGRTVARLQFDGGVLMYKPRSLRIDAALDGLLAAVFGEGPDRVRVPRVVDRGSHGWAAFAAHRHCADDEELRAYYRGLGHWLAILRLVGGTDIHLENLIAVGPVPVVIDAESVFSQVIDVEPSGLGDAYDTAIKLMRNSVLRTGIVPFRTTGLGMEGVDLSAAGALPGEQPRVQVPVIVEDGTGPARLGMVEAEVAIAQNHPSPQPDVSLYWDHISEGFIDASGRLRALDAKGELMPLLAAFEGCQVRDVRRPTMAYAELGRMLWHPASLHKEAQAVERAIDLLVRNAAVSPAAPSDLETVRGEVDDLRHGDIPIFTSQLDATRIRSIADNWRAMRIDLEDVTIRSTLVATDLNQHALARAEARSGYSYAAQQPRADDLDLRRRTLAARAVENLLRLAVHGEDGSMTWITPEVTRTGWTVQPVQPDLYFGLGGIAFALAAYRREVDQGRADPVAGLDPAIEGAIAVFQTMCERHPAGIDGGFVGSGSQIWTLLALHDLLQRPALLALAERCAEGVERRGFQGPVKFELIDGVSGMILPLLALAEATGRTRWLELAAAAGRRMQEAAIVDADGARWPTPQFREPIGGFGHGAMGMGWALARLARSDAGSVPERAAWRQLAEGAFAFQAALFEPHTGHWRDIHLQDGQKNFPTWCHGSVGIGLAAADLYARTGDPAQLRDMRRAVADARGKWGFSHTLCHGDVSTRELLVLAAALDPEGCPYPQDEAAIEIVSSIEEHQGMVGGLTRAAFTPGLMIGLAGAIYGFLRMHPACALPSPLLQETAAARVDAPASRSSAAQDRPALAEV from the coding sequence ATGACCGCTTCTCCGGCTGCGGCCGCGTTTGCGCGCATCACCGAACATTTCCTTGCCCATGCGCGTGCCGCGTTGGCGGCCGGCCTGCATGACCCTGCCATTGCGCTGCAGCCCGGTGAGCGCGAACTGCTGCACGTGCAGGGCGACGCGGCGCTGCGTGAGCATGCCCAGCTCAAGCTCAATCGTGTGCTGTTGCTGGAACTGCATGCGGCTGCGCGCGGCGGTGACATCGGCCCGCTTGACAGCGCCGGTGCGCTGGACGAATTCGTAACCCTCGCCACCAGCGAGGGGTTCCATGAACATCTGCAGCGACGCTATCCGGTACTGTTGCCGCGGCTGTCGCGCATGCTCGAAGGACAATGCGCGGCCGTGGTGGAGCTGGGCGCGCGCATCGGCAGTGATCGTGCGCTGCTGACGGACCTGCTCGACGCTCCGGCAGGAGCGCTGCGTGCGATCGCGCTGGGACGGGGTGACCTGCACGGCGGCGGCCGGACCGTGGCACGGCTGCAGTTCGATGGCGGCGTGCTGATGTACAAGCCGCGCTCGCTGCGCATCGATGCGGCGCTCGATGGCCTGCTCGCTGCGGTCTTTGGCGAGGGCCCGGATCGGGTGCGCGTGCCGCGTGTGGTTGATCGCGGCAGCCATGGCTGGGCCGCGTTTGCCGCGCACCGTCATTGCGCCGATGACGAAGAACTGCGTGCCTACTACCGCGGTCTTGGCCATTGGCTGGCGATCCTGCGCCTGGTCGGTGGTACCGACATCCATCTGGAGAACCTGATCGCTGTCGGGCCGGTGCCGGTCGTGATCGATGCAGAAAGTGTGTTCTCGCAGGTGATCGACGTCGAGCCGTCGGGCCTGGGTGACGCCTACGACACGGCCATCAAGCTGATGCGCAATTCCGTACTGCGCACCGGCATTGTGCCGTTCCGCACCACCGGCCTCGGCATGGAAGGTGTGGACCTGTCGGCCGCCGGCGCATTGCCGGGCGAGCAGCCGCGGGTACAGGTGCCGGTGATTGTCGAGGATGGGACGGGGCCGGCCCGGCTGGGCATGGTCGAGGCCGAAGTCGCCATCGCGCAGAACCACCCCAGCCCACAGCCGGATGTTTCGTTGTACTGGGACCACATCAGCGAGGGCTTCATCGACGCCAGTGGGCGCCTGCGCGCGCTCGATGCAAAGGGCGAACTGATGCCACTCCTGGCGGCTTTCGAAGGCTGCCAGGTGCGGGATGTGCGGCGGCCGACAATGGCCTACGCCGAGCTCGGGCGGATGCTCTGGCATCCAGCCTCGCTGCACAAGGAAGCCCAGGCGGTTGAACGCGCGATCGATCTGCTGGTGCGCAATGCAGCGGTGTCACCGGCTGCGCCATCGGACCTGGAAACCGTACGTGGAGAAGTGGACGACCTGCGCCACGGTGACATTCCGATCTTCACTTCGCAGCTGGACGCGACCCGCATCCGCTCCATCGCCGACAACTGGCGTGCGATGCGCATTGACCTCGAAGACGTGACCATCCGCAGCACGTTGGTGGCCACCGACCTGAACCAGCACGCGCTGGCCCGCGCCGAGGCTCGGTCTGGCTACAGCTACGCCGCGCAGCAGCCTCGCGCGGACGATCTGGACCTGCGCCGACGAACGCTTGCGGCACGCGCGGTGGAGAATCTTCTGCGTCTGGCCGTGCACGGTGAAGATGGTTCGATGACGTGGATCACGCCCGAGGTGACCCGCACAGGATGGACCGTCCAGCCGGTGCAGCCCGACCTGTATTTCGGGCTGGGAGGCATTGCGTTCGCGCTGGCGGCCTACCGCCGGGAAGTGGATCAGGGCCGCGCCGATCCGGTGGCTGGGCTGGATCCGGCCATCGAAGGCGCCATTGCGGTGTTCCAGACCATGTGCGAGCGCCATCCCGCCGGGATCGATGGTGGTTTCGTCGGCTCGGGCTCGCAGATCTGGACCCTGCTGGCATTGCATGATCTGCTGCAGCGCCCCGCACTGCTCGCGCTGGCCGAGCGCTGTGCGGAAGGAGTGGAACGTCGTGGTTTCCAGGGGCCGGTGAAATTCGAACTGATTGATGGCGTGTCCGGCATGATCCTGCCGCTGCTGGCGCTGGCCGAGGCCACTGGCAGAACGCGCTGGCTGGAGTTGGCGGCTGCGGCCGGGCGCCGCATGCAGGAAGCGGCGATCGTCGATGCCGACGGCGCACGCTGGCCGACGCCACAGTTCCGCGAGCCGATCGGTGGCTTTGGCCACGGCGCGATGGGCATGGGCTGGGCGCTGGCACGGCTGGCGCGTTCGGATGCCGGCAGCGTGCCCGAGCGGGCCGCCTGGCGGCAGTTGGCCGAAGGAGCGTTTGCGTTCCAGGCGGCACTGTTCGAACCGCACACCGGGCACTGGCGGGACATCCACCTGCAGGATGGGCAGAAGAACTTCCCGACCTGGTGCCATGGCAGTGTTGGCATCGGTCTGGCGGCGGCGGATCTGTATGCCCGCACCGGCGATCCCGCGCAGTTGCGTGACATGCGGCGGGCTGTGGCCGACGCGCGCGGCAAATGGGGGTTCAGCCACACTCTGTGCCACGGCGATGTGTCCACCCGGGAGCTGCTGGTGCTGGCGGCTGCGCTGGATCCGGAGGGATGTCCCTATCCGCAGGATGAGGCCGCCATCGAGATCGTTTCTTCGATCGAGGAGCACCAGGGCATGGTCGGCGGACTGACCCGCGCGGCCTTTACTCCGGGCCTGATGATCGGCCTGGCAGGTGCGATCTATGGCTTCCTGCGCATGCATCCGGCCTGCGCGCTGCCGTCGCCGTTGCTGCAGGAGACGGCGGCGGCGCGGGTCGATGCCCCGGCATCGCGTTCCAGTGCCGCGCAGGACCGACCGGCGCTGGCCGAGGTCTGA
- a CDS encoding response regulator transcription factor, giving the protein MSLHHSTLGLLVDDDELYLRTLQRSLARKGLETQTAQDAASALALARQHPPAFALIDLKLGSDSGLALIQPLRALRADMRILLVTGYASIATAVEAIKLGADDYLPKPATVPMILRALGEEDDGPADDGEMEVPDAMTPISRLQWEHIQQAMHETGGNVSAAARLLGMHRRSLQRKLAKRPSPERDPSR; this is encoded by the coding sequence ATGAGCCTTCACCACTCCACCCTCGGCCTGCTGGTCGACGATGACGAACTGTACCTGCGCACGCTGCAGCGCAGCCTGGCCCGCAAGGGGCTGGAAACCCAGACCGCACAGGATGCCGCCAGCGCGCTTGCGCTGGCCCGCCAGCACCCGCCGGCGTTCGCGCTGATTGATCTGAAGCTGGGCAGCGATTCCGGCCTGGCCCTGATCCAGCCGCTGCGCGCGCTGCGCGCGGACATGCGGATCCTGCTGGTGACCGGCTACGCCAGCATCGCCACCGCCGTGGAGGCGATCAAGCTCGGCGCCGACGACTACCTGCCGAAGCCGGCCACGGTGCCGATGATCCTGCGCGCCCTCGGCGAGGAAGACGACGGCCCGGCCGACGATGGCGAAATGGAAGTGCCGGACGCGATGACGCCGATCAGCCGCCTGCAGTGGGAACACATCCAGCAGGCGATGCACGAGACCGGCGGCAACGTGTCCGCGGCAGCGCGCCTGCTCGGCATGCACCGGCGTTCGCTGCAGCGCAAGCTGGCAAAGCGGCCAAGTCCGGAACGCGATCCCAGCCGCTGA
- a CDS encoding ATP-binding protein, with amino-acid sequence MTGPDAPFLRTLCSLRWLAVGGQAATILVATWVLGLPLPQLPLWAGVAVLTLFNIYTQLRPEAADTAPLTAFGHILVDVIILTWMVGWSGGMANPFSSLFLILIALAAFALPLRWALAVALACLLGYAASGILGQSLPDGYFRAQDLNRWGVVANFLISAAVVLTFSTRLALALRQRELELSALRERFARNEGIVALATHAASVAHELNTPLATMTLLADDVAERSEEPEVREDMETLRELLVQCRERVLALAAPASADAPGRSHSSAQQVLEQWRLVRPTIDLHRNDDAPLRLPLDPGVGHLLMVLLNNAADAGEQAGRPRVDLDLRIEGDDLIGEVRDYGHGFDARAAVLPGKLFGSSKSEGMGVGLALSHATIERLDGEMWMRPAQGAGSRVGFRLPLAPREDTP; translated from the coding sequence ATGACCGGTCCCGACGCCCCGTTTCTCCGTACCCTGTGCAGCCTGCGCTGGCTTGCCGTAGGTGGCCAGGCCGCCACCATCCTGGTCGCCACCTGGGTGCTGGGCCTGCCATTGCCGCAGCTGCCGCTGTGGGCCGGCGTCGCCGTGCTGACCCTGTTCAACATCTACACCCAGCTGCGCCCGGAGGCGGCCGACACCGCGCCACTGACCGCGTTCGGCCACATCCTGGTGGACGTGATCATCCTGACCTGGATGGTGGGCTGGAGCGGCGGCATGGCCAACCCGTTCAGTTCGCTGTTCCTGATCCTGATCGCGCTCGCCGCGTTCGCCCTGCCCCTGCGCTGGGCACTGGCGGTCGCGCTGGCCTGCCTGCTCGGCTACGCCGCCAGCGGCATCCTCGGCCAGTCGCTGCCGGATGGCTATTTCCGTGCGCAGGACCTCAACCGCTGGGGCGTGGTCGCCAATTTCCTGATTTCCGCGGCGGTCGTGCTGACCTTCTCCACCCGCCTGGCACTGGCGCTGCGCCAGCGCGAACTGGAACTGTCGGCCCTGCGCGAACGCTTCGCCCGCAACGAGGGCATCGTCGCCCTGGCCACCCATGCCGCCTCGGTGGCGCATGAACTGAATACGCCGCTGGCGACCATGACCCTGCTCGCCGATGACGTCGCCGAACGCAGCGAAGAGCCGGAAGTGCGCGAGGACATGGAAACCCTGCGCGAGCTGCTGGTGCAGTGCCGCGAGCGCGTGCTGGCGCTGGCTGCTCCGGCCTCGGCCGACGCACCGGGTCGCAGCCACTCCAGCGCCCAGCAGGTGCTGGAGCAATGGCGCCTGGTGCGGCCGACCATCGACCTGCACCGCAACGACGATGCGCCGCTGCGGCTGCCACTCGACCCGGGCGTGGGCCATCTGCTGATGGTCCTGCTCAACAATGCCGCCGATGCCGGCGAACAGGCCGGCCGGCCGCGCGTGGACCTGGACCTGCGCATCGAAGGCGACGATTTGATCGGCGAAGTCCGCGACTACGGCCACGGCTTCGACGCACGTGCCGCGGTGCTGCCGGGCAAGCTGTTCGGCAGCAGCAAAAGCGAGGGCATGGGCGTCGGCCTGGCCCTGTCCCATGCCACCATCGAACGCCTCGACGGCGAGATGTGGATGCGCCCGGCCCAGGGGGCCGGCAGCCGCGTCGGCTTCCGCCTGCCGCTGGCCCCACGCGAGGACACCCCATGA
- the ispG gene encoding flavodoxin-dependent (E)-4-hydroxy-3-methylbut-2-enyl-diphosphate synthase, which translates to MHDAVTRPTPPSDATSWPRRQTHAVQIGGVTVGGGKPVVVQSMTNTDTSDVASSVKQVAELWRAGSEMVRLTVNTVEAAAAIPRIVDKLAMMGIDVPLIGDFHYNGHQLLTAEPACAEALAKYRINPGNVGFGKKKDLQFAQLIEFAIRYNKPVRIGANWGSLDQALAAKLMDENNHREQPWDAGRVLREALIRSALDSAEQAVELGLPRDRIVLSAKVSGVQELIAVYRDLAQRSDFALHLGLTEAGIGSKGIVASSAALSVLLQEGIGDTIRISLTPEPGQSRTQEVIVAQELLQTTGQRAFTPLVTACPGCGRTTSEFFQELAKVVQNHVREKMPLWKIHHPGAENMTLAVMGCIVNGPGESRHANIGISLPGTGETPAAPVFVDGEKKVTLRGDNIAQEFVALIDDYVEHKYVRSAG; encoded by the coding sequence ATGCACGACGCCGTCACCCGCCCGACTCCTCCCTCCGATGCCACCTCCTGGCCCCGCCGCCAGACCCATGCCGTACAGATCGGTGGGGTCACCGTAGGTGGAGGCAAGCCGGTGGTGGTTCAGTCGATGACCAACACTGACACGTCCGACGTGGCCTCCAGCGTGAAGCAGGTGGCCGAGCTGTGGCGTGCGGGTTCGGAAATGGTGCGGTTGACCGTCAACACCGTTGAAGCCGCTGCGGCGATCCCGCGCATCGTCGACAAGCTGGCGATGATGGGCATCGACGTGCCGCTGATCGGTGACTTCCATTACAACGGCCACCAGCTGCTGACCGCCGAGCCGGCGTGTGCCGAAGCGCTGGCCAAGTACCGCATCAACCCGGGCAACGTCGGCTTCGGCAAGAAGAAGGACCTGCAGTTCGCCCAGTTGATCGAGTTCGCGATCCGCTACAACAAGCCGGTGCGCATCGGCGCCAACTGGGGCTCGCTGGACCAGGCCCTGGCGGCGAAGCTGATGGACGAGAACAACCATCGCGAACAGCCCTGGGATGCCGGCCGCGTGCTGCGCGAGGCGCTGATCCGCTCGGCGCTGGATTCGGCCGAACAGGCGGTGGAGCTCGGCCTGCCGCGCGACCGCATCGTGCTGTCGGCCAAGGTCAGTGGCGTGCAGGAGCTGATCGCGGTGTACCGCGACCTGGCCCAGCGCTCGGACTTCGCCCTGCACCTGGGCCTGACCGAGGCCGGTATCGGCAGCAAGGGCATCGTCGCCTCGTCCGCGGCGCTGAGTGTGCTGCTGCAGGAAGGCATCGGTGACACCATCCGCATCTCGCTGACCCCGGAACCGGGCCAGTCGCGTACGCAGGAAGTGATCGTCGCCCAGGAACTGCTGCAGACCACCGGCCAGCGTGCCTTCACGCCGCTGGTCACGGCCTGCCCGGGCTGCGGCCGCACCACCTCCGAGTTCTTCCAGGAACTGGCCAAGGTGGTGCAGAACCACGTGCGCGAGAAGATGCCGCTGTGGAAGATCCACCACCCGGGTGCAGAGAACATGACCCTGGCGGTGATGGGCTGCATCGTCAACGGGCCGGGTGAGTCGCGCCATGCCAACATCGGCATCTCGCTGCCGGGCACGGGTGAAACGCCCGCAGCGCCGGTATTCGTCGATGGCGAGAAGAAGGTGACCCTGCGTGGCGACAACATCGCCCAGGAATTCGTCGCCCTGATCGACGATTACGTCGAACACAAATATGTCCGAAGCGCCGGATAA
- a CDS encoding phosphatase PAP2 family protein, translating to MSEAPDKPAILAAPESASGFRHWMARNAWRLVLLFGGVLLPLAGFVALADEVHEFESFHFDAPLLWQMHGLHSPWLDRFFVLISKLGYEWFLIPADVLIIGVLLGYRRWREATFVAVSFVGSALLNMGSKHFFQRQRPSLWESIAPESTFSFPSGHAMGSMTLAVTLVLLAWNTRWRWPVLLLAPAFSLLVSVSRVYLGVHYPSDILAGWCAALVWVVGCYLVMFSRRHPWRRHGSPPAKASEASSQGV from the coding sequence ATGTCCGAAGCGCCGGATAAGCCCGCGATCCTCGCTGCGCCGGAGTCCGCCTCCGGTTTCCGCCACTGGATGGCGCGCAATGCCTGGCGTCTGGTGCTGCTGTTCGGTGGCGTGCTGCTGCCGCTGGCAGGCTTTGTCGCCCTGGCGGACGAAGTGCACGAGTTTGAATCGTTCCATTTCGACGCGCCGCTGCTGTGGCAGATGCATGGCCTGCATTCGCCGTGGCTGGACCGCTTCTTCGTGCTCATCTCGAAACTGGGCTACGAGTGGTTCCTGATCCCGGCCGACGTGCTGATCATCGGCGTGCTGCTGGGCTACCGGCGTTGGCGTGAGGCCACCTTCGTGGCGGTCAGCTTCGTCGGCTCGGCGCTGCTGAACATGGGCAGCAAGCACTTCTTCCAGCGCCAGCGGCCGAGCCTGTGGGAATCGATCGCGCCGGAATCGACGTTCAGCTTCCCCAGCGGCCATGCGATGGGCTCGATGACCCTGGCGGTGACCTTGGTACTGCTGGCCTGGAACACCCGCTGGCGCTGGCCGGTGCTGCTGCTGGCACCGGCATTCAGCCTGCTGGTCAGCGTGTCCCGGGTCTACCTGGGGGTGCATTACCCCTCCGATATCCTGGCCGGATGGTGTGCCGCGCTGGTTTGGGTGGTAGGGTGCTATCTGGTCATGTTCAGTCGCCGGCACCCATGGCGACGTCACGGCTCGCCGCCAGCGAAGGCCAGCGAAGCATCATCACAGGGGGTTTGA
- a CDS encoding response regulator: protein MTIRVYLVDDHALVRTGMKMILSGETDIEVVGEAETGEDALREVRQLLPDVVLCDLHLPGVSGMEVTERIVRSHRNTRVVIVSVLEDGPLPKRLLEAGAAGYIGKGCDAQELLRAVRDVAGGRRYLGTSIAQNLALSTVEGNGSPFDSLSPRELEVALLLTQGLRQEDIARRLSLSAKTVNTHKARLFEKMGIHDNIALARMASQYGLVDPARPL from the coding sequence ATGACGATTCGAGTCTACCTGGTGGATGACCACGCGCTGGTCCGCACCGGGATGAAGATGATTCTGTCGGGGGAAACCGACATCGAAGTGGTGGGCGAAGCCGAGACCGGCGAAGACGCGCTGCGTGAAGTCCGTCAGCTGCTGCCGGATGTGGTGCTGTGTGACCTGCACCTGCCGGGTGTGAGTGGCATGGAAGTGACCGAGCGCATCGTGCGCAGCCACCGCAATACCCGCGTGGTGATCGTGTCGGTGCTGGAAGATGGCCCGCTGCCGAAGCGGCTGCTCGAGGCTGGCGCCGCCGGTTACATCGGCAAGGGTTGCGATGCGCAGGAGCTGTTGCGCGCGGTGCGTGACGTGGCCGGTGGCCGTCGTTACCTGGGCACCAGCATCGCGCAGAATCTGGCGCTGTCGACGGTGGAAGGTAACGGTTCGCCGTTCGACAGCCTGTCGCCGCGCGAGCTGGAGGTGGCGTTGCTGCTGACCCAGGGCCTGCGCCAGGAAGACATCGCGCGACGGCTGAGCCTGAGTGCGAAGACGGTGAACACGCACAAGGCGCGGCTGTTCGAGAAGATGGGGATCCACGACAACATCGCGCTGGCGCGCATGGCCAGCCAGTACGGGCTGGTGGATCCGGCACGGCCGTTGTGA
- the eda gene encoding bifunctional 4-hydroxy-2-oxoglutarate aldolase/2-dehydro-3-deoxy-phosphogluconate aldolase, with protein MGIEQHQVKAAELLRAAGILPVVTIHTLDQARAVSAALLEGGLPAIELTLRTPVAMEALAMLKRELPDVVVGAGTVLTVEQMQQSIDAGADFLVTPGTPPALADALAAAPLPVVPGAATPTELLSLYARGFRVCKLFPATAVGGLAMIKGLAGPVADLKLCPTGGITENTAAEYLEQKNVVCIGGSWMVPGNWIADGEWDKVRASAADAAKIIKRVRGH; from the coding sequence ATGGGTATCGAACAACATCAGGTGAAGGCGGCGGAGCTGTTGCGTGCGGCGGGCATCCTGCCGGTGGTGACGATTCATACGCTGGACCAGGCGCGTGCGGTCAGTGCGGCGCTGCTGGAAGGTGGCTTGCCGGCGATCGAGCTGACGCTGCGCACGCCGGTGGCGATGGAAGCGCTGGCAATGCTCAAGCGTGAGCTGCCGGACGTGGTGGTGGGTGCCGGTACGGTGCTGACCGTGGAGCAGATGCAACAGTCGATCGATGCGGGTGCGGATTTCCTGGTGACCCCGGGTACGCCGCCGGCGCTGGCCGATGCGCTGGCCGCCGCCCCGCTGCCCGTGGTGCCGGGCGCGGCCACGCCGACCGAGCTGCTGTCGCTGTATGCGCGGGGCTTCCGTGTGTGCAAGCTGTTCCCGGCCACGGCCGTGGGTGGGCTGGCGATGATCAAGGGCCTGGCCGGCCCGGTGGCGGACCTGAAGCTGTGCCCGACCGGTGGTATCACCGAAAACACCGCCGCCGAATACCTCGAGCAGAAGAACGTGGTCTGCATCGGCGGTTCGTGGATGGTGCCGGGCAACTGGATTGCCGACGGTGAGTGGGACAAGGTTCGCGCCAGCGCCGCCGACGCCGCCAAGATCATCAAGCGCGTACGCGGCCACTGA
- the edd gene encoding phosphogluconate dehydratase codes for MSLHPQLQAITERVIRRSAASRAAYLAAIDASLREGPFRSRLSCGNLAHGFAACGGTDKSRLRGGVTPNLGIITAYNDMLSAHQPFETYPEQIREIARELGATAQVAGGVPAMCDGVTQGRGGMELSLFSRDVIAQATAIGLSHDMFDTTVYLGVCDKIVPGLLIGALAFGHLPAVFVPAGPMTPGIPNKQKAEVRERYAAGEATREELLEAESASYHGAGTCTFYGTANSNQVLLEAMGVQLPGASFVNPGTPLRDALTREATERALDITALGDDFRPLGRIIDERAIINAVIALMATGGSTNHTIHWIAVARAAGIVLTWDDFDELSQLIPLLARVYPNGEADVNRFAAAGGPAFVFGELIKAGLMHGDLVSVARGGMTDYAREPQLRDGQLVYLPGLERSADEEVVRGVDNPFEHQGGLRLLRGNLGKSLIKLSAVKPQYRTIEAPAVVVDAPQVLNKLHAGGLLPEHFVAVVRYQGPRANGMPELHSLAPLLGLLQSQGRRVALVTDGRLSGASGKIPAAIHVTPEAARGGPLAKVREGDMIRLDGEAGTLEVLVDAAEWAARPLAPNTAPAAHDLGRNLFAINRRVVGPADQGAISISCGPAAPDGGPWEYDAEYELGHDAAAAAAPHEAKDA; via the coding sequence ATGAGCCTCCATCCGCAACTGCAAGCCATCACTGAGCGTGTCATCCGCCGCAGCGCCGCCTCGCGCGCCGCCTATCTGGCCGCGATCGACGCCTCCCTGCGTGAGGGCCCATTCCGCAGCCGCCTCAGCTGCGGCAACCTCGCCCACGGGTTCGCCGCCTGCGGCGGCACCGACAAGAGCCGCCTGCGCGGCGGCGTGACGCCGAACCTCGGCATCATCACCGCCTACAACGACATGCTGTCGGCGCACCAGCCGTTCGAGACCTATCCCGAGCAGATCCGCGAGATCGCCCGTGAGCTGGGCGCCACCGCACAGGTGGCCGGCGGCGTGCCGGCGATGTGCGACGGCGTCACCCAGGGCCGCGGCGGCATGGAACTGTCGCTGTTCTCGCGCGATGTGATCGCGCAGGCCACCGCGATCGGCCTCAGCCATGACATGTTCGATACCACCGTCTACCTCGGTGTCTGCGACAAGATCGTGCCGGGCCTGCTGATCGGTGCGCTGGCCTTCGGTCATCTGCCGGCGGTGTTCGTGCCGGCCGGCCCGATGACGCCGGGCATCCCGAACAAGCAGAAGGCCGAAGTGCGCGAGCGCTACGCTGCCGGCGAAGCGACCCGCGAAGAACTGCTGGAAGCCGAATCCGCGTCGTACCACGGCGCCGGCACCTGCACCTTCTACGGCACCGCCAATTCCAACCAGGTGCTGCTGGAAGCGATGGGCGTGCAGCTGCCGGGTGCGTCGTTCGTCAATCCGGGCACGCCGCTGCGCGATGCGCTGACCCGCGAAGCGACCGAACGTGCACTGGACATCACCGCACTGGGCGACGACTTCCGTCCGCTGGGCCGGATCATCGACGAGCGCGCGATCATCAACGCGGTCATCGCGCTGATGGCCACCGGCGGTTCGACCAACCACACCATCCACTGGATCGCGGTGGCGCGTGCGGCCGGCATCGTGCTGACCTGGGACGACTTCGACGAGCTGTCACAGCTGATTCCGCTGCTGGCCCGCGTCTACCCGAACGGCGAAGCCGACGTGAACCGCTTTGCAGCTGCCGGCGGCCCGGCCTTCGTGTTCGGCGAACTGATCAAGGCCGGCCTGATGCATGGCGACCTGGTCAGCGTGGCGCGTGGCGGCATGACCGACTATGCGCGCGAGCCGCAGCTGCGCGACGGCCAGCTGGTCTACCTGCCGGGCCTGGAACGCAGCGCCGACGAAGAGGTGGTGCGTGGCGTCGACAATCCGTTCGAACACCAGGGTGGCCTGCGCCTGCTGCGCGGCAACCTGGGCAAGTCGCTGATCAAGTTGTCGGCGGTGAAGCCGCAGTACCGCACGATCGAAGCACCGGCGGTGGTCGTCGATGCGCCGCAGGTGCTGAACAAGCTGCATGCCGGCGGCCTGCTGCCCGAGCATTTCGTGGCGGTGGTGCGATACCAGGGCCCGCGTGCGAACGGCATGCCGGAACTGCATTCGCTGGCGCCGCTGCTGGGCCTGCTGCAGAGCCAGGGCCGGCGCGTGGCGCTGGTCACCGACGGCCGCCTGTCCGGCGCCTCGGGCAAGATTCCGGCAGCGATCCACGTGACGCCGGAAGCGGCGCGGGGTGGTCCGCTGGCCAAGGTCCGCGAGGGCGACATGATCCGCCTGGATGGCGAGGCCGGCACGCTGGAAGTGCTGGTGGACGCGGCCGAATGGGCCGCACGCCCGCTGGCGCCGAACACTGCACCTGCCGCGCATGACCTGGGCCGTAACCTGTTCGCGATCAACCGCCGCGTGGTGGGCCCGGCCGACCAGGGTGCGATTTCGATTTCGTGCGGGCCGGCGGCGCCAGATGGCGGGCCGTGGGAGTACGACGCGGAGTATGAGCTGGGGCACGATGCCGCGGCGGCGGCGGCGCCGCATGAGGCGAAGGACGCCTGA